AAGCATGTTATTCAATATATTTTTTACTTGATCCTTTATTCTTTCCATTCCTTCAACAGCAGTTTCTAATGTTCTTAAACCTTCAACCGATGAGCCATTAGCCATTTCTGCTGAATCAACTACATCTTTTGCTCTTTTTGCGATCTGCTTTGACGCTGCAACAAGTTCATCCATTGTAGAAGTAATTTGCGTTGTTGCAGTAGCTTGTTCGGTTGTGCTTGTGAGTTGCTGTTGAGCAGCTTCTTGTAAAATTTCTGCATAAGTTTGAAGCTCTTTTGATGTTTGGTTCATATTTACTGCAAATGACCTATGCAATACAAAAGGCAGTACACCAATTAGAATTAAAGAAATAAAAAGTATTGAATACATGAATGTTAATGACCAAAAATTACGGGATTTAGTGCGTTCATAATATTGTTGATTGTCTTTATCTATTACGTCCTTGAACTTTTTTATTGAATCAGAAAAGGATATAAAAATATCTTTTATATCATCTGGAAAAACTCCGTTTTTTTTAGAATTTAAAGCAGAATCTATAGCCTTTGACATTGTATTATAATTATTTATTACATTATCAAGTATATCTTTGGTGCCAGAATATTTCTCTTTTATAATTTCAAGATTTGACTCAATAATTTCTTTATCAGTATTTATAAGGTTAATATTGGATTCTAAAATTTTTGTGTCTTTTGAAGATAAAGCATCTTTTGTTTGATAGCTAATTGAAACAAATTTTTTTTCTATTTCAAAGACAGTATAATTCAAATTATTTTTGTACAGTCTTTCTGTCATGTTTCCTAATTTATGGATAGTTACGATTGATATGGTGCTATAGGTGCCACTTAAAGCAAGAATGATGAATACAAACGAAGATATCCAGAATTTAATATTCAATTTACCTATTTGCATTTTTTTCTCCTTTTATCCCGAAAAACGGTCATATTTTAAAATAGTTATTAGTTGTGTTTTATAATAATAAATGCCTTTAATTAATTCTGAAGTTTCAGTGCTGACTGTAGCGGGTTTTTCTTTTATTTCATACTCTGAAATAGGAGCTATTCCTTTAAGTCCATCAACAAAAAAGGCTGTATCTATTGCTAATCCTTTTGTAACAAGTAGTATATTTTTAACGTTACTTTCAATTCCTCTGATGCCTAATAATATATAATGCAAATTAGTCACCGAAATAACTTGGTTTTTATAATTAACTACTCCATATAAAGATAAAACATTGCTTGGTATAGATATTATTTTTTGATTTATTAAAGCATCTTTTACTTTAGCTATAGGCCAAGCGAATAATTCGTTGTTAAGAGTAAAAATTATATGATGTTCACCCGGCTTTTCGGCTTGTTCAAAGGGTTTTGCAACATTTAAATCAAAAGAATCTTTTAGTTCTTTTAATTTTTCTTTAAGATCGATTGTATTAGTTATTGTTGTTTTATTTGAAAACATTTTCGTTTGCATACATCCTCAAGAAATTTTATTGATAAACCGCTGCTAAACAGCCTTATTCTTGTTTCAGTATCAACTTCAAGCAGTTTTAGCGCATTGCTGAAATGTTTTGAAGCTTTTTGATTTTCAGCCATATTTTGGTAAAGAATAGCGGTTTTAAAATGAGGTCCAAAAAAATTTTTGTCAAGGAATATAGCGGCTTGATTAGCAATAAGAGCAGCCTCTGTATTTCCTTTTGCTTCTTTAATTATAGCGTCAAGAGCTTGAACTTCAGCCGATATATCAGAAATTTTATAAGCTTTTTGCACACATAAGTCGGCTTTGTCAATATTTGACATTCCAATGTATATTAAGCCTTTTAAAATTAAAGAGTTAAGCTTATCGCGATTATTTTTTTCCTCTTTTAATATTTCTTCTAAAGCTTTATCATAATTTTCTTTGAAATAATTGTCTAAAGCATTTTCATAATATCTTAGATTTACAACGTTATTTAAGGAATTATCTTTTGTTTCTTTAGGGGGGATATATTCATCTATAGGTTGAATTTTTTTCCCGAGAGAAAAAAAATCGCAAATTTTTTTTGATGGAGTATGCTTTTGATAAATAAAAGTATCGGCATAATTTACAGCTTTAAAATATGAAGCTGGAGCCATTATTCCTTCTGCATGGCCTAAAAAGAAAAAACCTCCATCCCTAAGACAAGAGCTAAATTTTTTAACTACTTCTTGATTAATTTCTGGACGAAAATACATCAAAACATTTCTGCAAAATATTATATCACAATTTCGATATTTTAAAGGAAATCCTAATGTTGTAATTAAATTAAGCTGCTCAAATGATACCATTTGTTTTATTTCATCTTTTAATGAATAAGACCCATTTTCAAACACGAAATATCTGTTTATCCAGTCTTCATCAACTCCCCTAAAAGAATTTTTTGTGTATATTCCTTTTTTTGCAATTTCAATAGCGCCTTGATTAATATCAGTTGCGAGGATATCTATGGACCAATCTTTAAATAAAAGCCTTTGTTCTATGAAAGCAATGGCTATTGTATAAGGTTCTTCTCCTGTTGAACAGCCTGCTGACCAAATTTTTATTTTTTTTTCTTCATTTGGCCTTGAATTAATAATATGGGGAATAATGTATTCTTTAAAGGCTTTCCAGTGATTGACATATCTTGAAAAATAAGTTTCCCCTACTGTAATTTGACTTATTAATAAGGTAAGTTCATTTATGCCGGACAAAGAAGTAAGATAAGAAAAATAGTCTTCAATTGAATTAAATTGGTGTATAAGCATTCTTTTGGTAATAATGGCATGAATCTTTTTTTTACCAATTTCGTCAAAAAAGAAACCTATTTTTTTTTCAAGAAAAGATATTAATTTTAGTAATAATTCGTCAAGCATGAATTGCCTTATACTTATTCTGTAATAACAAATTTTTCATTTTTTTTAATAAGATAATGAACATTGAGAACAGGTAAAATATCGTCTTTAATTTTCGCATAACATGTAATATACTCCAAATTAGGGCTGTTTGATACAGAAGGCATTTTTTCAAGTAAATCATAATTAATATCTAAATATCCGCATATTTCATCTACAACAAGGCATACAAAATAATTTTCATATTTTACAGCCAGCCATTTAGCTTTTGTTGAAAAAGAAGATGCTTCCATTGAAAGAAGAATTTTAGTGTCAATTAATGGAGCGATATTTCCATGGAAATTTATGATTCCTAAAACAAAATCAGGAGCATTTTTTACTAATTTTTGTCGTGCTATTCTATTTATTTCTTTTATATCCGAAACAGGAATTGCAAACATTTCATTATTCAAAAGAAAAGTCAAAACTTTAATTGAACCCCTTTGCTTATTTTGCTGTCCGTTTTTTTCCATGTTTATTAAAACCTTTATTTATCTTGATTTAATGAAGCATAGTTTTTATTTTTTTAAAATTTAGCGATTCATGGATGTTCTTGCAATAAAAAAATTTTTAATTCTTTTTCTTTTTTACATTTTGTTTGTAATTGTTCAACCTTAAAATTAATAGGGCGGGCTTGTTTTATTATAAAATAAAATATAAAATAAAAGTTTCAATTATTAACTGACGTATCATTCAGATATCTAAGGCTAAAATTAAAGGCTAATTCAAATTTTATTATCTAAAAATAGAAATGATATGTCATTATTTGGATTATACTCAAACGATTTATGGAGCGAATTTTATGAAAGAATTCTGGTTATGTTTTGTTCCACTTTTTGTTGCAGTTGATGCTATTGGAGTGCTACCTATGTTTATTAGTCTTATTGAAGGAGTAGAGCATAAGCGTCTTAACTTAATTATTCTGCAGTCAGTGATTACAGCTATAGGAGTAGCCGTTGTTTTTTTGCTCATAGGTCCAGCGCTTCTTAATCTGCTTTCAATTACAGTTGCTGATTTTATGGTTGCTGGAGGGTTGTTGCTATTTATTATAGCTATAAGCGATTTATTAAGTTCAGAGAAAAAACAGCGTAAAGTGGATCCTGAAACATTAGGAGCAGTTCCTATTGGAGTGCCTTTAATTACAGGTCCTGGAGTTTTAACGACATCTATCTTACTTATGAATCAACATGGAATAACTGCGACAGCGATTTCTATAATTGTTAATGTATTTATAGCTGGGATTATTTTTTATTTTGCGGATTTTTTAACAAAAATACTTGGTCATGCTGGAACAAAAATTATTTCGAAAATAGCGAGCATATTATTAACAGCTATAGCGATTATGATGATACGAAAAGGTATTTTTCTTATTATTAATATGAGGTTATAGCGATCTGTACATTTATTCGGCATCCTTCATAATATAGGAAAAATAGTTAACACTTTTAAAAAAACGATATTTAAACTGGATTCCCGCCTTCGCGGGAATGACGGCACAACACCTACGTCATTCCCGCGAAGGCGGGAATCCAGAATTAAAAAGTGTAAACTAAAATTGAAGGATGCCATTTATTCTTCAAAAACTTTCTCATAAATGTCATCTAAATTAAGTTTACACTCAATGGATTCAAAAATTATTTCTTGTTTACTTTCATCAGTATAATTAAATCTCCAATATCCTTTGTCCTCTTTAAAAAATTTTTCAATTTTTTTACTTTTTTGAGAAACTAATGCGTACTCTCTCAATGAATCAATGGTTCGATAGTATGCAAACTTGTCACCTCTATCATATGCTTCAGTAGAATCCGAAAGAACTTCTATTATTACAATGGGGTTTGTTATTATATCTTGTTTATCATCAAAAAATTTTGCTGCTCCACAAACAACTATAACATCAGGATAAAAATATTTGTCGTTTTTTCCCATTCTAACTTTCATGTCGCTCGATAGAGCTCTGCATGTTTTTTTTCTTAGCTGATTTCGCAATTCACTAACTATATTTGAAATTATCGTGCTATGTTTATAAGAACCTCCAGCCATTGAAAAAATTTCATTTTGGAAATATTCATGTTTTTCTTCGGAGACTCTTTCCATTTCTAAATATGCTTTTTCTGATATATTCATTTTTTCAGCTATTTCTGACATGCTGTCCCCTTTAAGAATTTTATTTAAGCTATCTGTCGTTTAGCCATGCTTGCAAAAAGGCCGTTTTTATCCATGAGTTCGTTATAAGTTCCGACTTCTTTTACCTCGCCATTTTCAAGAACATATATTCTATCTGCGTTAACTATAGTTGAAAGTCTATGGGCTACAATTACTCGAGTCGCTTGTAATCTCTC
This portion of the Desulfobacterales bacterium genome encodes:
- a CDS encoding MarC family protein — its product is MKEFWLCFVPLFVAVDAIGVLPMFISLIEGVEHKRLNLIILQSVITAIGVAVVFLLIGPALLNLLSITVADFMVAGGLLLFIIAISDLLSSEKKQRKVDPETLGAVPIGVPLITGPGVLTTSILLMNQHGITATAISIIVNVFIAGIIFYFADFLTKILGHAGTKIISKIASILLTAIAIMMIRKGIFLIINMRL
- a CDS encoding chemotaxis protein CheW, with the translated sequence MEKNGQQNKQRGSIKVLTFLLNNEMFAIPVSDIKEINRIARQKLVKNAPDFVLGIINFHGNIAPLIDTKILLSMEASSFSTKAKWLAVKYENYFVCLVVDEICGYLDINYDLLEKMPSVSNSPNLEYITCYAKIKDDILPVLNVHYLIKKNEKFVITE
- a CDS encoding Uma2 family endonuclease; amino-acid sequence: MSEIAEKMNISEKAYLEMERVSEEKHEYFQNEIFSMAGGSYKHSTIISNIVSELRNQLRKKTCRALSSDMKVRMGKNDKYFYPDVIVVCGAAKFFDDKQDIITNPIVIIEVLSDSTEAYDRGDKFAYYRTIDSLREYALVSQKSKKIEKFFKEDKGYWRFNYTDESKQEIIFESIECKLNLDDIYEKVFEE
- a CDS encoding chemotaxis protein CheW: MFSNKTTITNTIDLKEKLKELKDSFDLNVAKPFEQAEKPGEHHIIFTLNNELFAWPIAKVKDALINQKIISIPSNVLSLYGVVNYKNQVISVTNLHYILLGIRGIESNVKNILLVTKGLAIDTAFFVDGLKGIAPISEYEIKEKPATVSTETSELIKGIYYYKTQLITILKYDRFSG